One window from the genome of Desulfovibrio aminophilus encodes:
- a CDS encoding flagellar hook assembly protein FlgD, which produces MSTTEATSYYSSLLSSSSTTTAAATTESSSSTSSLTSEDFLTLLLAEIENQDPTEPLDNAEMVSQLTGYSQLDQLTAINEKLGDLTDSLGSVTASNSLSYIGKTVEAEGSTISKSEEEISPLGFTLGDDASSVTVNVYNSSGDIVATDTFSNLEEGGHTYQWDGLDADGDAAADGIYSVIITAQGGTGADVDVTTTASGVVTGLSSDSDGVTLTLDDGRTVKLTDVISVTA; this is translated from the coding sequence ATGAGCACCACCGAGGCGACCAGCTATTACAGCTCTCTGCTTTCGTCATCGTCCACGACCACGGCGGCCGCGACGACGGAAAGCTCCTCGTCCACCAGCAGCCTGACGTCGGAGGATTTTCTGACGCTGCTGCTGGCCGAGATCGAGAACCAGGACCCCACCGAACCCTTGGACAACGCCGAGATGGTCAGCCAGCTCACCGGCTATTCCCAGCTGGACCAGCTCACCGCCATCAACGAGAAGCTCGGCGACCTGACCGACAGCCTGGGCTCGGTCACGGCCTCCAACAGCCTGAGCTACATCGGCAAGACCGTCGAGGCCGAGGGTTCGACCATCAGCAAGTCGGAGGAGGAGATCTCCCCCCTGGGCTTCACCCTGGGGGACGACGCCTCGTCCGTGACGGTCAACGTCTACAACTCCTCCGGCGACATCGTGGCCACCGACACCTTCTCGAACCTGGAGGAGGGCGGCCACACCTACCAGTGGGACGGCCTGGACGCCGACGGCGACGCCGCGGCCGACGGCATCTATTCCGTGATCATCACCGCCCAGGGCGGCACCGGGGCCGACGTGGACGTGACCACCACGGCCAGCGGCGTGGTCACCGGCCTGTCCTCGGACTCCGACGGGGTCACCCTCACCCTGGACGACGGGCGGACCGTGAAGCTGACGGACGTCATTTCGGTCACGGCCTGA
- the fliD gene encoding flagellar filament capping protein FliD: protein MSDSSSVSSTTSTYTNTSSGRITFSGLGNGTDFTEIIDATIEAESYRLDEYKTEKAEQEKIISALETLSDEMASLNSTLEDMNGLDSFLAMDASSSSTAVGAEVSGEAVEGTHTVVVEQLAQSDIWANTGYSFSSEDALVASSATTLAFSYAGSSITLDVAAGTTIDGLVDAINSSSLCKGKVQASLIYDGASYYFLLSGEDTGSANTISIVDGGTLAGFDSSNFTNTQTAQDSLIRVDGFPPGADQWIARSTNTVDDVLTGVTLNLKAVTGDEGMQVTVAYDTDAIVEKVESFVKEVNQILYDIQTLTGRLDTDYENPDAVSTDASDDSEDDDDDTITLKSSTLDIMYGNIKSILSSLGLGFARYDSDTGTGDTYGSLSQIGISTDSEEGSDSFGQLVLDTSVLEEALAKDPRAVAELFAADGELESDNSALQPLSIISGVTPAGDHEVAYTVENGVLVSATIDGQAAQVEGWTITGTGSLSSGLYIQVADQSDGDHSGTVRVKQGKIGQLSDALSAMTAEETGTLAIMVNNYEKGVEDLGDRIDSESARLDALETYLSEKYSRLDETLSYYTNLESTLSSLISSLSD from the coding sequence ATGTCGGACTCTTCTTCCGTTTCGAGCACCACCTCGACGTACACGAACACGAGCTCCGGCCGGATCACTTTCAGCGGCCTGGGCAACGGCACGGACTTCACGGAGATCATCGACGCCACCATCGAGGCCGAGAGCTACCGTCTGGATGAGTACAAGACGGAGAAGGCCGAGCAGGAGAAGATCATCTCGGCCCTGGAGACGCTGTCCGACGAGATGGCTTCCCTGAACAGCACCCTGGAGGATATGAACGGCCTCGACTCGTTTCTGGCCATGGACGCCAGCTCTTCGTCCACCGCTGTGGGCGCGGAAGTCAGCGGCGAGGCCGTCGAGGGAACGCACACCGTGGTGGTGGAGCAGCTCGCCCAGAGCGACATCTGGGCCAACACGGGCTATTCCTTCTCCTCCGAGGACGCGCTGGTGGCCTCTTCGGCCACGACCCTCGCCTTCAGCTACGCCGGGTCGAGCATCACCTTGGACGTGGCGGCGGGGACGACCATCGACGGGCTGGTGGACGCGATCAACAGTTCCTCGCTCTGCAAGGGCAAGGTGCAGGCCAGCCTGATCTATGACGGCGCATCGTATTATTTCCTCCTCTCCGGCGAGGACACCGGCTCGGCCAACACGATCTCCATTGTAGATGGCGGGACCCTGGCGGGCTTCGATTCGAGCAACTTCACCAACACCCAGACCGCCCAGGATTCCCTGATCAGGGTGGACGGCTTCCCGCCGGGCGCGGACCAGTGGATCGCGCGCTCCACCAACACCGTGGACGACGTGCTCACCGGCGTGACCCTGAACCTCAAGGCGGTCACCGGCGACGAGGGCATGCAGGTGACCGTGGCCTATGACACGGACGCCATCGTCGAGAAGGTCGAGAGCTTCGTGAAGGAGGTCAACCAGATCCTCTACGACATCCAGACGCTGACCGGGCGGCTGGACACGGACTATGAGAACCCGGACGCCGTGAGCACGGACGCCAGCGACGATTCGGAAGACGACGATGACGACACGATCACGCTCAAGAGCTCCACGCTGGACATCATGTACGGCAACATCAAGAGCATCCTGTCCTCCCTGGGGCTCGGCTTCGCCCGCTACGACTCCGACACGGGAACGGGCGACACGTACGGCTCGCTCTCGCAGATCGGCATCAGCACGGATTCGGAAGAGGGATCGGACAGTTTCGGACAGCTCGTGCTGGACACTTCGGTGCTGGAGGAGGCCCTGGCCAAGGACCCCCGCGCGGTGGCCGAACTGTTCGCCGCCGACGGCGAACTGGAGTCCGACAACTCCGCGCTTCAGCCGCTCTCGATCATTTCGGGCGTGACTCCGGCCGGGGATCACGAGGTGGCGTACACCGTGGAGAACGGCGTGCTGGTGTCGGCCACCATCGACGGCCAGGCGGCCCAGGTGGAGGGCTGGACCATCACGGGCACCGGCTCCCTGTCTTCCGGCCTGTACATCCAGGTGGCGGACCAGAGCGACGGCGACCATTCCGGCACGGTGCGCGTGAAGCAGGGCAAGATCGGCCAGCTTTCCGACGCGTTGAGCGCAATGACGGCCGAGGAGACGGGCACCCTCGCCATCATGGTCAACAACTACGAGAAGGGCGTGGAGGACCTCGGCGACCGGATCGACAGCGAGTCGGCCCGGCTGGACGCCCTGGAGACCTACCTGAGCGAGAAGTACTCCCGCCTGGACGAGACGCTTTCGTATTACACCAATCTGGAAAGCACGCTCAGCAGCCTGATTTCCTCGTTGAGCGATTGA
- a CDS encoding flagellar hook protein FlgE: MSVTGSMYTGISGLQAQSQAISVVSNNLANTSTTAYKSSSITFEDVFYSTLSTGGTLDQVGNGVTVSAVYTDFSQGSYQSTNSATDVALTDDGFFIVRDSKTDSTYYTRDGNFTFNTYGYLVDSSGNRVQGWGMVDGSLTGGLVDIRLEDSQSPPAATSEVNMIVNLDSESTDDAVTSDIYTSLFDSYDGAQEPPLGDSLYSYSSTITVYDENGASHDLTVYFDKVTTNDDGSIVWEYIVTCDAGDDQRVYDGTDVGSTSAAGLLMAGTMTFSTSGKMESLSAFSLDDSVLGSGGAMDKANWSLSSFDANGLPLLEANFTNSDENQAIAINFGLSNSDPATGTGWDTSGGVSTLADLTSATAVDDLPEFNSSRLASNYTTSYTSSSATYTLTQDGYASGVLKGVSIDDGGVLWASYTNGQSVALYTLALADFANEQGLEALGGNLYGATAQSGQATIGTAGTAGFGDVASNCLEQSNVDTATELTNLIILQAAYQANSKVVTTANTLLQTAISMKS, from the coding sequence ATGAGCGTCACGGGATCGATGTACACCGGCATTTCCGGCCTGCAGGCCCAGAGCCAGGCCATCTCCGTGGTCAGCAACAACTTGGCCAATACGAGCACCACGGCCTACAAGTCGTCCTCCATCACATTCGAGGACGTATTCTACAGCACGCTCTCCACCGGGGGCACCCTGGACCAGGTGGGCAACGGCGTCACGGTCTCCGCCGTCTATACCGACTTCTCCCAGGGGTCCTACCAGTCCACCAACTCGGCCACCGACGTGGCCCTGACCGACGACGGCTTCTTCATCGTCCGGGACTCCAAGACCGACAGCACCTACTACACCCGCGACGGCAACTTCACCTTCAACACCTATGGCTATCTGGTGGACTCCAGCGGCAACCGGGTCCAGGGCTGGGGCATGGTGGACGGCTCCCTCACCGGCGGGCTGGTGGACATCCGGCTGGAGGACTCCCAGTCGCCGCCCGCGGCCACCAGCGAGGTGAACATGATCGTGAACCTCGATTCCGAGTCCACCGACGACGCCGTGACCTCGGACATCTACACCTCGCTCTTCGACTCCTATGACGGCGCGCAGGAGCCGCCGCTGGGCGATTCGCTCTATTCCTACTCCTCCACCATCACGGTCTACGACGAGAACGGCGCGTCCCACGACCTGACCGTCTATTTCGACAAGGTCACGACCAACGACGACGGCTCCATCGTCTGGGAGTACATCGTCACCTGCGACGCCGGTGACGACCAGCGGGTCTACGACGGCACGGACGTGGGCTCCACCAGCGCCGCCGGTCTGCTCATGGCCGGAACCATGACCTTCAGCACCTCCGGCAAGATGGAGTCCCTGTCCGCCTTCAGCCTGGACGACAGCGTGCTCGGTTCCGGCGGGGCCATGGACAAGGCCAACTGGTCGCTGTCCTCGTTCGACGCCAACGGCCTGCCCCTGCTGGAGGCCAACTTCACCAACTCGGACGAGAACCAGGCCATCGCCATCAACTTCGGGCTCTCCAACTCCGACCCGGCCACGGGCACGGGCTGGGACACCAGCGGCGGCGTGAGCACCCTGGCCGACCTGACCTCGGCCACGGCGGTGGACGATCTCCCGGAGTTCAACAGCAGCCGCCTCGCGTCCAACTACACCACCAGCTACACCTCCAGCTCGGCCACCTACACCCTGACCCAGGACGGCTACGCCTCCGGCGTGTTGAAGGGGGTCTCCATCGACGACGGCGGCGTGCTGTGGGCCTCGTACACCAACGGCCAGAGCGTCGCGCTCTACACCCTGGCCCTGGCCGACTTCGCCAACGAACAGGGCCTGGAGGCCCTGGGCGGCAACCTCTACGGCGCCACGGCCCAGTCCGGCCAGGCCACCATCGGCACGGCGGGCACCGCCGGATTCGGCGACGTGGCCTCCAACTGCCTGGAGCAGTCCAACGTGGACACGGCCACCGAGCTGACCAACCTGATCATCCTGCAGGCCGCCTACCAGGCCAACAGCAAGGTGGTCACCACGGCGAACACCCTGCTCCAGACCGCGATCAGCATGAAGAGCTAG
- a CDS encoding RNA polymerase sigma factor — translation MHTELRCTYDIFFENYSRFIMSCIKNFIRMNNIPINHEDVDDIYQNIAIKIIKNKYIEKYDNEKSSMSTWIGTISRTTAIDYYRMKRHHYNETDISEADSCVGQEDVQPGLQLPGGVLSRRQAQVISLFFQEGLEAGEIAGRLGISPQTVRSIKFQALEKLRRHYGAVSEEEVAQRRKAP, via the coding sequence ATGCATACCGAGCTTAGATGTACATACGACATATTTTTTGAAAATTACTCACGATTCATAATGTCGTGTATAAAAAATTTCATCCGTATGAATAACATTCCGATAAATCATGAAGATGTAGATGATATATATCAAAATATAGCGATAAAAATCATCAAGAACAAATACATTGAAAAGTACGACAATGAAAAAAGCTCCATGTCGACGTGGATAGGCACGATTTCTCGGACAACAGCGATCGATTACTACAGAATGAAGAGGCATCACTACAATGAAACGGATATTTCTGAAGCGGATTCGTGTGTCGGACAAGAGGATGTCCAGCCCGGACTGCAGCTGCCCGGCGGCGTGCTGAGCAGGCGGCAGGCGCAGGTCATCTCCCTGTTCTTTCAGGAGGGACTGGAGGCCGGGGAGATCGCCGGACGGCTCGGCATCTCTCCGCAAACCGTCCGCAGCATCAAGTTTCAGGCCCTGGAGAAGTTGCGCAGGCACTATGGCGCGGTCTCGGAGGAAGAGGTCGCGCAAAGGAGGAAGGCCCCATGA
- the flgK gene encoding flagellar hook-associated protein FlgK, with protein sequence MINALYNLGLNALRNAQVSLTNTSNNIANADTEGYQRTETNYETSSSITIRGLMVGTGAEVDSITSQWDKFVEAQYLDASADLSRENAALEYLSQLDTLFYQDEDEGLAVSLDEFWASWSELAADPTSTSAREALLGDATTLAYALNTLSEELDGTVESINSEIVSEVGEANDLIDQIAAANQYIAANQDDNQAISDRAQLVRELNALIGVNVIEQSNGQITILTEEGYNLVDGNTTHHLAYAEAGTTESLTRGSTYDGEIQYSGDSSEELLLQFVSSGPDGSAQFKVSLDGGETWLTGDDGNTLLYTADGATNSVTIEGVEISFSGVGDHAEGDRYTIMPKSGLYWEKGDGSLVNITPLTDESGVNVDGRTSGGSLAGLFLARDDVVVPARDELDDLSRSLIWEVNSLHSQGAGLEAQDSLTGAYSVEDQTAALSNCGLTFGDAIQAGTLELVIYDADGAVSTTADISVAPSESLDDLVADINAACGGELTASVDGDGRLVLSAATGQSFEVAGDSSSVLAALGLNTFFDGNDAGDIAVCSSIAGDLAHINAGAVGDDGLVASGGNDVASSIARLAEQEVAIGTGRSSSESTYSEFLGGLVSFIGSAAASAESKGSYAEVSAQYYSDQQASASEVNVDEELVNLTKYQQSYQAAAKMIEVTRSLMDTLLDMV encoded by the coding sequence ATGATCAACGCCCTGTACAACCTCGGCCTGAACGCCCTGCGCAACGCGCAGGTGTCCCTGACGAACACCTCGAACAACATCGCCAACGCGGACACCGAGGGCTACCAGCGCACCGAGACGAACTACGAGACCTCCTCCTCGATCACGATCCGCGGGCTCATGGTGGGCACCGGCGCGGAGGTCGACTCCATCACCTCCCAGTGGGACAAGTTCGTGGAGGCCCAGTACCTGGACGCCTCCGCGGACCTGAGCCGGGAAAACGCGGCCCTGGAGTACCTCTCCCAACTCGACACCCTGTTCTACCAGGACGAGGACGAGGGGTTGGCGGTCTCTCTGGACGAGTTCTGGGCCTCCTGGAGCGAACTGGCCGCCGACCCCACGTCCACCTCCGCCCGGGAGGCCCTGCTCGGGGACGCGACGACCCTGGCCTATGCCCTGAACACCCTCTCGGAGGAATTGGACGGCACGGTGGAGAGCATCAACAGCGAGATCGTGAGCGAGGTGGGCGAGGCCAACGACCTCATCGACCAGATCGCGGCCGCGAACCAATACATCGCCGCCAACCAGGACGACAACCAGGCCATCTCCGACCGGGCGCAGCTTGTCCGCGAATTGAACGCGCTCATCGGGGTGAACGTCATCGAGCAGTCAAACGGCCAGATCACGATCCTGACCGAGGAGGGCTACAATCTCGTGGACGGGAACACGACGCACCACCTGGCTTACGCGGAGGCGGGCACGACCGAGTCGCTCACCCGCGGCTCCACCTATGACGGCGAAATCCAGTACTCCGGCGACTCCAGCGAGGAACTGCTTCTGCAGTTCGTGAGTTCCGGCCCGGATGGCTCGGCCCAGTTCAAGGTCTCGCTTGACGGCGGCGAGACCTGGCTCACGGGCGACGACGGAAACACGCTCCTGTATACGGCCGACGGCGCGACGAACTCCGTGACCATCGAGGGCGTGGAGATCTCCTTCAGCGGCGTCGGGGACCACGCCGAGGGCGACCGCTACACGATCATGCCCAAGTCCGGGCTCTACTGGGAGAAGGGCGACGGTTCCCTGGTCAACATCACGCCCCTGACCGACGAGAGCGGCGTGAACGTGGACGGCCGGACCTCGGGGGGCAGCCTCGCGGGCCTCTTCCTGGCCCGGGACGACGTGGTGGTGCCTGCCCGGGACGAACTGGACGACCTGTCGCGCTCGCTCATCTGGGAGGTCAATTCGCTGCATTCCCAGGGGGCCGGGCTGGAGGCCCAGGATTCCCTCACGGGCGCCTATTCCGTGGAGGACCAGACCGCCGCGCTCTCCAACTGCGGTCTGACCTTCGGCGATGCGATCCAGGCCGGGACGCTGGAACTGGTCATCTATGACGCCGACGGGGCCGTCTCGACCACGGCGGACATCAGCGTGGCCCCCTCCGAATCCCTGGACGACCTGGTGGCGGACATCAACGCGGCCTGCGGCGGGGAGCTGACCGCCTCGGTGGACGGGGACGGCAGGCTCGTGCTGAGCGCGGCCACGGGCCAGAGTTTCGAGGTAGCCGGGGACTCTTCCTCGGTTCTGGCCGCCCTGGGCCTGAATACCTTCTTCGACGGCAACGACGCCGGCGACATCGCCGTCTGCTCTTCCATTGCGGGCGACCTCGCGCACATCAACGCCGGAGCAGTCGGGGACGATGGGCTCGTCGCCAGCGGCGGCAACGATGTCGCCTCCTCCATCGCGCGCCTGGCCGAACAGGAAGTGGCCATCGGCACGGGGCGCTCCTCCTCCGAGAGCACCTATTCCGAGTTCCTCGGCGGCCTGGTGTCCTTCATCGGCTCCGCCGCCGCCTCGGCGGAGTCCAAGGGAAGCTATGCCGAGGTCTCGGCCCAGTATTATTCCGACCAGCAGGCCTCGGCCAGCGAAGTGAACGTGGACGAGGAACTGGTGAACCTGACCAAGTACCAGCAGTCCTATCAGGCCGCCGCGAAGATGATCGAGGTGACCAGGTCCCTGATGGACACCCTGCTGGACATGGTCTGA
- a CDS encoding flagellin, translating into MRVSTSQIFSASLSQINSSLNEVVRLNQVNSSQKRINAPSDDPSGMARVVNLRSYDSALARYADTCSTADSYLSLADTQLAKASEKITSALEQVEQASTGTYTTTQMRQMSTELSGYLDALLSIANSKMGDDYVFGGDELGSSAFEAGLGVTVTGEDMAASDVASVTGEADTTIAVRFTSDGTVGADSLTYEYSIDGGETWTGGTLAASSSSLTIGDCQVTLASGASLIASDGEGGGSSFLVREAIFYTGGDKAMSVDISQGVAVDMTSVGSGIFGGVDPDTGQAFSGANLFENICECIAYMDQGDSDKVAEYLEKISAAQERLETGAAGVGSRETKIDAVNSSITQIRSVTSSSISGEEDADLTKVLVDLKQANYVYESVLSSTSNIMQMSLLDYL; encoded by the coding sequence ATGCGCGTCAGCACGTCCCAGATCTTTTCCGCGAGTCTCAGCCAGATCAACTCCTCGCTCAACGAGGTGGTGCGCCTGAACCAGGTCAATTCCTCGCAGAAGCGGATCAACGCGCCCTCGGACGACCCCTCGGGCATGGCCCGGGTCGTGAACTTGCGTTCCTACGACAGCGCACTCGCGCGCTACGCGGATACCTGCTCCACGGCGGATTCCTATCTGAGCCTGGCCGACACGCAGCTCGCAAAGGCCAGCGAGAAGATCACCTCCGCCCTGGAGCAGGTGGAGCAGGCTTCCACCGGAACCTACACCACCACCCAGATGCGGCAGATGAGCACGGAGTTGTCCGGCTACCTGGACGCGCTGCTCTCCATCGCCAACAGCAAGATGGGCGACGATTACGTCTTCGGCGGCGACGAACTCGGTTCCTCGGCCTTCGAGGCGGGGCTCGGCGTGACCGTCACCGGCGAGGACATGGCCGCCTCGGACGTGGCCTCGGTCACGGGCGAGGCCGACACGACCATCGCCGTGCGCTTCACGTCCGACGGCACGGTGGGCGCGGACTCCCTGACCTACGAATACTCGATCGACGGCGGCGAGACCTGGACCGGCGGCACGCTGGCCGCGAGTTCCTCCTCCCTGACCATCGGGGACTGCCAGGTGACCCTCGCCAGCGGCGCCTCGCTGATCGCCTCGGACGGGGAGGGCGGCGGCAGCTCTTTCCTGGTCCGCGAGGCGATTTTCTATACGGGCGGCGACAAGGCCATGTCGGTGGACATCTCCCAGGGCGTGGCCGTGGACATGACCAGCGTGGGCAGCGGCATCTTCGGAGGCGTGGACCCGGACACGGGGCAGGCCTTTTCCGGGGCCAATCTCTTCGAGAACATCTGCGAATGCATCGCCTACATGGATCAGGGCGACTCCGACAAGGTTGCTGAATATCTGGAGAAGATCAGCGCGGCCCAGGAACGCCTGGAGACCGGCGCGGCGGGCGTGGGCTCGCGGGAGACCAAGATCGACGCCGTGAACAGTTCCATCACCCAGATCCGCTCCGTGACGAGTTCGAGCATCAGCGGCGAGGAGGACGCGGACCTCACCAAGGTGCTCGTGGATTTGAAACAGGCCAACTATGTTTACGAGTCCGTGCTTTCGTCCACCTCGAACATCATGCAGATGAGCCTGCTCGATTACCTGTAG
- a CDS encoding flagellin, producing the protein MSLVINNNLMANSAARHLTDAYSKLSSSTEKLSSGLRINSSADDAAGMAVSELMKSDVATLNQGVRNANDGISMIQTADGALSVIDEKLIRMKELAEQASTGTYTSTQRLIIDSEYQAMASEITRIANATDFNGIYLLNGNLSGDGLTVHFGTGNDSSEDKYSVVIGNSTAGALGVGHAATGAGASVSTQALAQAALDALDKAVVSKDNIRANLGALENRLNATISNLEVQSENLSAAQSQIADVDVATEMTNYTKQQIITQSAVAMLSQANSLPQMALSLIQG; encoded by the coding sequence ATGTCGCTCGTCATCAACAACAACCTCATGGCGAATTCAGCGGCCCGGCATCTGACCGACGCCTACAGCAAGTTGTCTTCGTCCACTGAAAAGCTGTCCTCGGGACTGCGGATCAACTCCTCGGCCGACGACGCCGCGGGCATGGCCGTCAGCGAGCTCATGAAGTCCGACGTGGCCACGCTGAACCAGGGCGTGCGCAACGCCAACGACGGCATCTCCATGATCCAGACCGCCGACGGCGCGCTCTCGGTCATCGACGAGAAGCTCATCCGCATGAAGGAACTGGCGGAGCAGGCCTCCACCGGCACCTACACCTCGACCCAGCGCCTGATCATCGACTCCGAGTACCAGGCCATGGCCTCGGAGATCACGCGAATCGCCAACGCCACGGACTTCAACGGCATCTACCTGCTCAACGGCAACCTCTCCGGCGACGGCCTGACCGTCCACTTCGGCACGGGCAACGATTCGTCCGAGGACAAGTACAGCGTGGTCATCGGCAACAGCACCGCCGGAGCCCTGGGCGTGGGCCATGCCGCCACGGGGGCGGGCGCCAGCGTCTCCACCCAGGCCCTGGCCCAGGCCGCCCTGGACGCCCTGGACAAGGCCGTGGTCAGCAAGGACAACATCCGCGCCAACCTCGGCGCCTTGGAAAACCGGCTGAACGCCACCATCTCCAACCTCGAGGTCCAGTCCGAGAACCTGTCGGCCGCCCAGTCCCAGATCGCGGATGTGGACGTGGCCACGGAGATGACCAACTACACGAAGCAGCAGATCATCACCCAGTCCGCGGTGGCCATGCTCTCGCAGGCCAACTCCCTGCCCCAGATGGCGCTCTCGCTCATCCAGGGCTAG
- a CDS encoding response regulator transcription factor, with product MTTTLLIDDDQELGELLSKYLGGEGITVHAAHSAGEGLRRFAETPYDLVILDIMLPDTSGFEVLGRLRKDSGVPIIMLTGRGEEVDRVVGLEKGADDYIPKPFPLRELLARMRAVLRRTSGPLAGGAHPASPGGAAIRVGEVLIDPASRMVSIGQRPIHLTATEFSIVEMLGRNLGGIVERETLMEQALGKGLDFDDYVLNVHMSNLRKKLDGKASIKTIRGRGYLMAAAPARNA from the coding sequence ATGACGACAACATTGCTTATTGATGACGACCAGGAACTGGGCGAACTGCTCTCCAAGTATCTCGGGGGCGAAGGCATCACGGTCCACGCCGCGCACTCGGCCGGCGAAGGCCTGCGCCGGTTCGCGGAAACCCCCTACGACCTGGTCATCCTGGACATCATGCTCCCGGACACCAGCGGGTTCGAGGTCCTCGGGCGGCTGCGCAAGGACTCGGGCGTGCCGATCATCATGCTCACCGGCCGGGGCGAGGAGGTGGATCGCGTCGTCGGCCTGGAGAAGGGCGCGGACGACTACATCCCCAAACCATTCCCCCTGCGCGAGCTGCTGGCCCGGATGCGGGCCGTCCTGCGCCGGACCTCCGGGCCCCTGGCGGGCGGCGCGCACCCGGCCTCTCCCGGTGGCGCGGCCATCCGCGTCGGCGAGGTGCTCATTGACCCGGCCTCGCGCATGGTCAGCATCGGCCAACGCCCGATCCACCTCACGGCCACGGAGTTCAGCATCGTCGAGATGCTCGGACGGAACCTGGGCGGCATCGTGGAGCGGGAAACGCTCATGGAGCAGGCCCTGGGCAAGGGGCTGGACTTCGACGACTACGTGCTCAACGTGCACATGAGCAATCTGCGCAAGAAACTGGACGGCAAGGCCAGCATCAAGACCATCCGGGGACGCGGCTATCTCATGGCGGCGGCTCCTGCCAGGAACGCCTGA